One genomic region from Accipiter gentilis chromosome Z, bAccGen1.1, whole genome shotgun sequence encodes:
- the PCGF3 gene encoding polycomb group RING finger protein 3 isoform X2, producing the protein MLTRKIKLWDINAHITCRLCNGYLIDATTVTECLHTFCRSCLVKYLEENNTCPTCRIVIHQSHPLQYIGHDRTMQDIVYKLVPGLQEAEMKKQREFYHKLGMEVPGDIKGETCSTKQHLDSHRNGETKTDENSNKETSEEKQEEDNDYHRSDEQVSICLECNSSKLRGLKRKWIRCSAQATVLHLKKFIAKKLNLSSFNELDILCNEEILGKDHTLKFVVVTRWRFKKAPLLLHYRPKMDLL; encoded by the exons ATGCTAACGAGAAAGATTAAGCTTTGGGACATTAATGCCCATATAACCTGTCGTCTGTGCAATGGATACCTGATTGATGCTACTACTGTAACAGAATGCTTACATACTT TCTGTAGAAGCTGCCTAGTGAAATATTTGGAGGAAAACAATACCTGTCCAACCTGTAGAATTGTTATACATCAGAGCCACCCGTTACAGTATATTGG tcatGACAGAACAATGCAAGATATTGTTTACAAACTTGTGCCAGGCCTCCAAGAAG cggaaatgaaaaagcaaagggaGTTTTATCACAAACTGGGCATGGAAGTTCCAGGGGACATCAAAGGGGAGACATGTTCTACAAAACAGCACCTAGATTCCCATCGAAATG GTGAAACTAAAACAGATGAAAATTCAAACAAAGAAACTTCagaggaaaaacaggaagaagataATGACTACCACCGAAGTGATGAACAG GTAAGCATCTGCTTGGAATGCAATAGCAGCAAATTGCGTGGACTGAAACGAAAATGGATTCGTTGCTCAGCACAAGCAACAGTCTTGCATCTAAAGAAGTTCATTGCCAAAAAACTtaacctttcttcttttaatgag CTGGACATATTATGCAATGAAGAGATTCTTGGCAAGGACCACACACTCAAGTTTGTAGTTGTTACTAGATGGAGATTTAAG AAAGCACCTCTACTGCTACATTACAGACCCAAAATGGACTTGCTGTAA
- the PCGF3 gene encoding polycomb group RING finger protein 3 isoform X1, with protein sequence MFFLQTPKMLTRKIKLWDINAHITCRLCNGYLIDATTVTECLHTFCRSCLVKYLEENNTCPTCRIVIHQSHPLQYIGHDRTMQDIVYKLVPGLQEAEMKKQREFYHKLGMEVPGDIKGETCSTKQHLDSHRNGETKTDENSNKETSEEKQEEDNDYHRSDEQVSICLECNSSKLRGLKRKWIRCSAQATVLHLKKFIAKKLNLSSFNELDILCNEEILGKDHTLKFVVVTRWRFKKAPLLLHYRPKMDLL encoded by the exons ATGTTTTTTCTGCAGACACCAAAGATGCTAACGAGAAAGATTAAGCTTTGGGACATTAATGCCCATATAACCTGTCGTCTGTGCAATGGATACCTGATTGATGCTACTACTGTAACAGAATGCTTACATACTT TCTGTAGAAGCTGCCTAGTGAAATATTTGGAGGAAAACAATACCTGTCCAACCTGTAGAATTGTTATACATCAGAGCCACCCGTTACAGTATATTGG tcatGACAGAACAATGCAAGATATTGTTTACAAACTTGTGCCAGGCCTCCAAGAAG cggaaatgaaaaagcaaagggaGTTTTATCACAAACTGGGCATGGAAGTTCCAGGGGACATCAAAGGGGAGACATGTTCTACAAAACAGCACCTAGATTCCCATCGAAATG GTGAAACTAAAACAGATGAAAATTCAAACAAAGAAACTTCagaggaaaaacaggaagaagataATGACTACCACCGAAGTGATGAACAG GTAAGCATCTGCTTGGAATGCAATAGCAGCAAATTGCGTGGACTGAAACGAAAATGGATTCGTTGCTCAGCACAAGCAACAGTCTTGCATCTAAAGAAGTTCATTGCCAAAAAACTtaacctttcttcttttaatgag CTGGACATATTATGCAATGAAGAGATTCTTGGCAAGGACCACACACTCAAGTTTGTAGTTGTTACTAGATGGAGATTTAAG AAAGCACCTCTACTGCTACATTACAGACCCAAAATGGACTTGCTGTAA
- the PCGF3 gene encoding polycomb group RING finger protein 3 isoform X4: MLTRKIKLWDINAHITCRLCNGYLIDATTVTECLHTFCRSCLVKYLEENNTCPTCRIVIHQSHPLQYIGHDRTMQDIVYKLVPGLQEAEMKKQREFYHKLGMEVPGDIKGETCSTKQHLDSHRNGETKTDENSNKETSEEKQEEDNDYHRSDEQLDILCNEEILGKDHTLKFVVVTRWRFKKAPLLLHYRPKMDLL; the protein is encoded by the exons ATGCTAACGAGAAAGATTAAGCTTTGGGACATTAATGCCCATATAACCTGTCGTCTGTGCAATGGATACCTGATTGATGCTACTACTGTAACAGAATGCTTACATACTT TCTGTAGAAGCTGCCTAGTGAAATATTTGGAGGAAAACAATACCTGTCCAACCTGTAGAATTGTTATACATCAGAGCCACCCGTTACAGTATATTGG tcatGACAGAACAATGCAAGATATTGTTTACAAACTTGTGCCAGGCCTCCAAGAAG cggaaatgaaaaagcaaagggaGTTTTATCACAAACTGGGCATGGAAGTTCCAGGGGACATCAAAGGGGAGACATGTTCTACAAAACAGCACCTAGATTCCCATCGAAATG GTGAAACTAAAACAGATGAAAATTCAAACAAAGAAACTTCagaggaaaaacaggaagaagataATGACTACCACCGAAGTGATGAACAG CTGGACATATTATGCAATGAAGAGATTCTTGGCAAGGACCACACACTCAAGTTTGTAGTTGTTACTAGATGGAGATTTAAG AAAGCACCTCTACTGCTACATTACAGACCCAAAATGGACTTGCTGTAA
- the PCGF3 gene encoding polycomb group RING finger protein 3 isoform X3 encodes MLTRKIKLWDINAHITCRLCNGYLIDATTVTECLHTFCRSCLVKYLEENNTCPTCRIVIHQSHPLQYIGHDRTMQDIVYKLVPGLQEAEMKKQREFYHKLGMEVPGDIKGETCSTKQHLDSHRNGETKTDENSNKETSEEKQEEDNDYHRSDEQVSICLECNSSKLRGLKRKWIRCSAQATVLHLKKFIAKKLNLSSFNEGILGIMGRIYGESWTYYAMKRFLARTTHSSL; translated from the exons ATGCTAACGAGAAAGATTAAGCTTTGGGACATTAATGCCCATATAACCTGTCGTCTGTGCAATGGATACCTGATTGATGCTACTACTGTAACAGAATGCTTACATACTT TCTGTAGAAGCTGCCTAGTGAAATATTTGGAGGAAAACAATACCTGTCCAACCTGTAGAATTGTTATACATCAGAGCCACCCGTTACAGTATATTGG tcatGACAGAACAATGCAAGATATTGTTTACAAACTTGTGCCAGGCCTCCAAGAAG cggaaatgaaaaagcaaagggaGTTTTATCACAAACTGGGCATGGAAGTTCCAGGGGACATCAAAGGGGAGACATGTTCTACAAAACAGCACCTAGATTCCCATCGAAATG GTGAAACTAAAACAGATGAAAATTCAAACAAAGAAACTTCagaggaaaaacaggaagaagataATGACTACCACCGAAGTGATGAACAG GTAAGCATCTGCTTGGAATGCAATAGCAGCAAATTGCGTGGACTGAAACGAAAATGGATTCGTTGCTCAGCACAAGCAACAGTCTTGCATCTAAAGAAGTTCATTGCCAAAAAACTtaacctttcttcttttaatgag GGAATACTTGGAATCATGGGAAGAATTTATGGtgaaag CTGGACATATTATGCAATGAAGAGATTCTTGGCAAGGACCACACACTCAAGTTTGTAG